From the Methanobacterium petrolearium genome, one window contains:
- a CDS encoding PsbP-related protein: MRKILPLILIVTIFMVVLVSGCITNEEKENNSNNYTQGGMFFQYPPSWGVAEVNSTDGVAAVGDPETVINGKPTTSVVIQKYNNTNNYNLQTAYSQNYASYFNNTGRVKVSEGNFTLNNAKAYEMVYTSSDSGVKKKYRAVWLQKGQNIYVILASAKVEDYDAQQSNFDMVINSFQAS, encoded by the coding sequence ATGCGTAAAATTCTCCCACTAATCTTAATAGTAACCATCTTCATGGTGGTCCTGGTATCAGGATGCATCACCAATGAGGAAAAAGAGAACAATAGCAACAATTATACTCAGGGAGGCATGTTCTTCCAGTACCCTCCTTCATGGGGAGTTGCTGAAGTTAACTCAACTGACGGAGTGGCTGCAGTGGGAGATCCAGAAACTGTGATCAATGGAAAGCCAACCACCTCAGTGGTCATCCAAAAATACAACAACACCAACAACTACAACCTTCAAACAGCTTATAGTCAGAATTATGCATCATACTTTAACAATACCGGCAGAGTCAAGGTTTCTGAGGGAAATTTTACCCTGAACAATGCCAAGGCTTATGAGATGGTATACACTTCTTCAGACTCAGGGGTTAAGAAAAAGTACCGGGCAGTATGGCTGCAGAAAGGCCAGAATATCTACGTAATACTGGCCAGTGCCAAGGTAGAAGACTACGATGCCCAGCAATCCAACTTTGACATGGTAATAAACAGTTTCCAGGCATCATAG